A genomic window from Methanobacterium sp. BRmetb2 includes:
- a CDS encoding phenylacetic acid degradation protein: protein MEKLLKYFENDNFACKNHIKLIEANKGKAKAEMVIKQGHLNSLGTVHGGAIFTLADFTFAAAANSHGNVSVAINAHISFMKAAYKGTLLAEAEEISINPKIATYTVKIKDQRGDIIAIFQGMAYRKKDKLNLTKE from the coding sequence ATGGAAAAACTATTAAAATATTTTGAAAATGATAATTTTGCATGTAAGAATCACATTAAACTAATTGAAGCAAATAAAGGTAAAGCAAAAGCAGAAATGGTGATAAAACAGGGCCATCTTAACAGTCTGGGAACCGTCCACGGAGGAGCTATTTTTACCCTGGCAGATTTTACATTTGCTGCTGCTGCAAATTCACATGGAAATGTAAGTGTGGCCATAAATGCCCATATATCTTTTATGAAAGCTGCATACAAAGGAACTTTATTAGCAGAAGCTGAAGAAATTTCTATAAACCCAAAAATTGCCACATATACTGTGAAGATCAAAGATCAAAGAGGGGATATTATTGCTATTTTCCAGGGAATGGCCTACCGTAAAAAAGATAAATTGAACTTAACGAAAGAATAA